The following are encoded together in the Adhaeribacter arboris genome:
- a CDS encoding sensor histidine kinase has protein sequence MGPAKILSFRPKPALVSTTPIKTVSPHKRPSVKFLKWPVLIFLLLNLLNFLPYFRQPEKWQLKPGLFSLFFSTVAFYLLWTANDQLSRGLDRYYPWLRNPGRRLFISLVGTLVVSFPIIIGINAVMLPLRGLSLMTLTTKDWLNLVYGPVVITFFISLFMHSRTFLLGWRQTAIDAERLQKESIASQYESLKTQVNPHFLFNSLNALTSLVTTDQELAVKFIKQLSEVYRYVLDSQSKEVVSLADEMKFVHSYIFLQQIRYSNSLQIKLAGFPATNYQIAPLSVQMLIENAIKHNMILEDQPLQIKIYQPDEEYLVVENNLQIKNVRSDSVGMGLKNIQARYSYLTGKPVVIEQTTAYFRVKLPLLHFTS, from the coding sequence ATGGGACCCGCAAAAATATTATCTTTCCGCCCCAAACCTGCACTAGTGTCAACTACTCCCATTAAAACTGTTTCTCCCCATAAAAGGCCGTCGGTTAAGTTCCTGAAATGGCCGGTATTAATTTTTCTTCTGCTTAATTTACTAAACTTTCTGCCTTATTTTCGCCAACCTGAGAAATGGCAATTAAAACCAGGACTTTTTAGCTTATTTTTTTCAACCGTTGCTTTTTACCTTCTCTGGACAGCTAACGACCAATTGTCCAGAGGATTGGACCGCTATTATCCGTGGCTCAGAAATCCGGGCCGGCGGTTATTCATTAGCTTAGTTGGTACCCTGGTAGTTTCGTTTCCGATAATTATTGGAATAAACGCCGTGATGCTACCGTTGCGTGGTTTAAGTTTAATGACTTTAACCACTAAAGATTGGCTTAATTTGGTTTACGGCCCAGTGGTTATTACCTTTTTCATTTCCTTATTCATGCACAGTCGTACTTTTTTATTAGGCTGGCGCCAAACTGCCATCGACGCCGAACGCTTGCAAAAAGAAAGTATTGCCTCGCAGTACGAAAGCCTGAAAACCCAGGTAAACCCGCATTTTTTGTTTAATAGTCTGAATGCTCTTACCTCGCTGGTAACCACCGACCAGGAATTAGCCGTGAAATTTATTAAGCAGCTTTCCGAAGTATACCGCTACGTGCTCGACAGCCAAAGCAAAGAAGTAGTATCGCTAGCCGATGAGATGAAATTTGTGCATTCATACATTTTTTTACAACAGATTCGGTACAGCAACAGCTTACAGATAAAATTAGCTGGTTTTCCCGCCACTAACTACCAGATTGCTCCGCTTTCGGTGCAAATGCTTATCGAAAATGCCATTAAACACAACATGATTCTGGAAGACCAACCCCTCCAAATAAAAATTTACCAGCCCGACGAGGAATATCTGGTAGTAGAAAATAATCTGCAAATCAAGAATGTACGCTCCGATTCAGTGGGTATGGGGTTAAAAAATATTCAAGCCCGTTATAGCTATTTAACCGGTAAGCCAGTAGTAATCGAGCAAACCACCGCGTATTTTCGGGTTAAATTACCATTGCTTCACTTTACCTCCTGA
- the purQ gene encoding phosphoribosylformylglycinamidine synthase subunit PurQ has product MKFGVVIFPGSNCDQDVIEVLSRTSQQPVARLWHKDHDLQNCDFIVLPGGFSYGDYLRSGAIARFSPIMQEVVAHANRGGYVLGICNGFQILTEAGLLPGALLRNIEQKFICKNVHIKPETNSLLPTRHLDVNKAYKIPVAHGEGRFFADADTLKRLNDNEQVMFRYCDANGNTEASFNCNGSLESIAGISNANKNVFGMMPHPERAADPDLGNLDGLAIFESIMDTVAVS; this is encoded by the coding sequence ATGAAATTTGGAGTAGTAATTTTTCCAGGCTCTAACTGCGACCAGGATGTGATCGAAGTTTTAAGCCGTACCTCGCAACAACCAGTAGCCCGCCTTTGGCACAAAGACCACGATCTACAAAATTGTGATTTTATTGTATTACCAGGTGGATTTTCTTACGGTGATTATTTGCGCTCCGGTGCTATTGCCCGTTTTTCTCCTATTATGCAGGAAGTAGTGGCCCACGCTAACAGAGGTGGTTATGTATTAGGCATTTGCAACGGCTTCCAGATTTTGACCGAAGCCGGCCTTTTGCCCGGCGCATTGTTGCGCAACATAGAACAAAAATTTATTTGTAAAAACGTACACATAAAACCGGAAACCAACTCTTTGTTGCCCACCCGGCACTTAGATGTTAATAAAGCTTACAAAATTCCGGTAGCTCACGGCGAAGGCCGTTTTTTTGCGGATGCCGATACTTTAAAGCGTTTGAACGATAACGAACAGGTGATGTTCCGGTATTGTGATGCCAATGGAAATACCGAAGCAAGTTTTAACTGTAACGGTAGCCTAGAGAGTATTGCGGGAATTAGTAATGCGAACAAAAATGTATTTGGTATGATGCCTCATCCCGAACGGGCCGCCGATCCTGATTTAGGTAATTTAGATGGTTTAGCTATTTTCGAATCGATAATGGATACGGTTGCTGTTTCATAG
- a CDS encoding LytR/AlgR family response regulator transcription factor produces the protein MRTLIIEDEKLASDRLANLLQQINPEIEIIGKIESVRKAVQEFNAGLHPDLAFFDIQLADGLSFEIFDQTTVPCPIIFTTAYDEYAIKAFKVNSIDYLLKPIDADELAASLRKFRQLTLPATRPPEPTTPNLEFLQKAMQMLGHQPYKNRFVVKVGEHLKSIPVEQIDFFFSLEKATFLQTKENKRFVVDFSLEQLESLLDPQQFFRINRSYLIGLNAIQDIVSYSNSRLKTFLRNSTDTDVVVSREKVNAFKDWLDR, from the coding sequence ATGCGCACGCTTATTATTGAAGACGAAAAACTGGCTTCCGACCGTCTGGCTAACTTACTGCAACAAATCAATCCGGAAATAGAAATTATAGGTAAAATTGAATCGGTACGAAAAGCGGTGCAGGAATTTAATGCTGGTTTGCATCCTGATTTAGCCTTCTTTGATATTCAACTAGCCGATGGATTAAGCTTTGAGATTTTTGACCAGACCACGGTACCTTGCCCCATAATTTTTACTACGGCTTACGACGAATATGCCATTAAGGCTTTCAAAGTAAACAGTATTGATTATTTGCTAAAACCCATTGATGCCGACGAGTTAGCGGCCTCTCTCCGCAAATTTCGGCAATTAACTTTACCCGCTACCCGCCCGCCGGAACCCACTACGCCTAACCTGGAGTTCTTGCAAAAAGCCATGCAGATGTTGGGCCACCAGCCTTACAAAAATCGGTTTGTAGTAAAAGTGGGAGAACACCTTAAATCTATACCGGTGGAGCAAATTGATTTTTTCTTTAGCCTGGAAAAAGCTACGTTCCTGCAAACGAAAGAAAACAAGCGCTTTGTTGTGGATTTTTCGTTGGAGCAACTCGAAAGCTTACTCGACCCGCAGCAATTCTTTCGGATTAACCGCAGCTACTTAATTGGTCTTAATGCCATTCAGGATATTGTTAGTTATTCAAATAGCCGCTTAAAAACTTTTTTAAGAAATTCTACCGATACCGACGTAGTTGTAAGCCGCGAAAAAGTAAACGCCTTTAAAGATTGGCTGGATAGGTGA
- a CDS encoding YicC/YloC family endoribonuclease gives MLKSMTGFGLAQRETDQYSISVEVKSLNSKSMDLSVRLPRFLAEKEHEIRNLLSKSLVRGKINLTVDFSRNRAGKTRNSINTELLQLYYAELEQAADRVGAGKSELFRLALQMPEVVQLGANPEEEAEVITWEEVQFLLEEALKQFNHFRTDEGKALTTEIMTYVDRIRILLAEIDKQDPIRVENIRNRLRAHLTEISSAEAFNENRFEQEMIYFIEKLDIAEEKVRLINHLHYFTETVFLPEPTGKKLGFISQEIGREINTIGSKANDAAIQRFVVEMKEELEKIKEQLNNIL, from the coding sequence ATGTTAAAATCAATGACGGGCTTCGGCCTTGCCCAGCGCGAAACCGACCAGTATAGCATTTCAGTAGAAGTTAAATCGCTTAATTCTAAAAGTATGGACTTATCGGTCCGTTTACCCCGCTTTTTAGCCGAGAAAGAGCACGAAATCCGGAACTTACTTTCAAAAAGCTTGGTACGGGGTAAAATAAACCTTACGGTAGATTTTAGTCGGAACCGGGCGGGTAAAACGCGTAATTCCATTAATACAGAGTTGCTGCAATTGTATTATGCCGAACTGGAGCAAGCGGCCGATAGAGTAGGAGCGGGTAAAAGTGAATTGTTCCGACTGGCACTGCAAATGCCCGAAGTTGTGCAACTGGGAGCAAATCCGGAAGAAGAAGCGGAAGTAATTACGTGGGAAGAAGTGCAATTTTTGTTAGAGGAAGCCCTGAAGCAGTTTAACCATTTCCGGACCGACGAAGGAAAAGCTCTAACCACGGAAATTATGACCTACGTGGATCGTATCCGTATTTTATTAGCCGAAATTGACAAACAAGACCCTATCCGGGTAGAAAATATTCGTAATCGTTTACGAGCCCATTTAACAGAAATAAGTTCAGCCGAAGCCTTCAATGAAAACCGCTTTGAACAGGAAATGATTTATTTTATTGAAAAACTGGATATTGCCGAGGAAAAAGTAAGGCTAATAAATCATCTCCACTATTTTACCGAAACGGTTTTTTTACCCGAGCCCACTGGTAAAAAGTTAGGTTTTATTTCGCAGGAAATTGGGCGCGAGATTAATACTATTGGTTCTAAAGCCAACGATGCGGCTATTCAGCGCTTTGTTGTGGAAATGAAAGAAGAACTCGAGAAAATTAAGGAGCAGTTGAATAACATTCTGTAA
- a CDS encoding NAD(P)/FAD-dependent oxidoreductase, with amino-acid sequence MIYDFILVGHGLAGGILARTLSQQGYRIAVFDTYKANAASRVAAGLINPLAGKRFAKSWLAEKLVPFAITFYQQMEQELGIRVWHPLPILKLFSSVEEQNTWMGKSSNPTLHEFIKKVHVHLPASEVIEQEFGAIEITQSGYVDVNLLLDSLLAELVNQQYLVKMPFEYEKLQVTPNFVTYSLENNTIKAQKIVFCEGYAAIHNPYFNWLPFSPNKGEVLEIKTDNLSAECIYNKAVYVLPIGANRFKVGATYNWREINEDLSVEALTELRERTGQIVKKPFEVTNQAVGIRPAVRDRRPLIGWHPMHPNVGIFNGMGSKGVMMAPYLASNFTQNLTGGKLEPEADITRYLKHLISI; translated from the coding sequence ATGATTTATGATTTTATACTGGTTGGGCATGGATTAGCGGGGGGCATCTTAGCACGTACGTTGAGTCAGCAGGGTTATAGAATAGCCGTTTTTGATACCTACAAAGCGAATGCTGCTTCGCGGGTGGCAGCCGGCTTAATTAATCCCTTAGCGGGTAAACGATTCGCTAAATCGTGGTTAGCTGAGAAACTGGTGCCGTTTGCTATTACTTTTTACCAACAGATGGAACAAGAGCTAGGTATACGGGTTTGGCATCCATTACCTATTTTAAAATTGTTTTCGTCGGTAGAAGAGCAAAATACCTGGATGGGGAAAAGCAGCAATCCGACGCTGCACGAATTTATTAAAAAGGTGCATGTACACTTACCAGCTTCAGAAGTTATTGAACAGGAATTTGGCGCCATTGAAATAACCCAAAGTGGCTACGTAGATGTAAATTTATTGCTGGATAGTTTACTGGCCGAATTAGTAAACCAGCAATATCTAGTGAAAATGCCTTTTGAATACGAAAAATTGCAGGTAACACCGAATTTTGTTACCTATTCGCTGGAAAATAATACTATTAAGGCCCAAAAAATCGTTTTTTGTGAAGGGTATGCGGCCATACATAACCCGTACTTTAATTGGTTACCTTTTTCGCCGAACAAAGGCGAAGTTTTAGAGATTAAAACGGATAATTTATCGGCGGAATGTATCTATAACAAAGCGGTTTACGTTCTTCCAATTGGTGCTAACCGGTTTAAAGTAGGGGCTACATATAACTGGCGCGAAATAAATGAAGATTTAAGCGTAGAGGCGCTGACCGAATTAAGGGAACGTACCGGACAAATTGTAAAAAAGCCGTTTGAGGTAACGAATCAGGCCGTAGGTATCCGGCCGGCTGTGCGCGACCGGCGACCTTTAATAGGTTGGCATCCGATGCACCCGAACGTAGGTATTTTTAACGGAATGGGTTCCAAAGGAGTAATGATGGCACCTTATCTAGCCAGTAACTTTACGCAAAATTTAACCGGAGGTAAATTAGAACCAGAAGCAGATATTACCCGGTATTTAAAACATTTAATAAGTATTTGA